A segment of the Halovivax limisalsi genome:
GGGCCACCCCGCCCCGCGTCGTCGTGGGTATCGTCGCTTCCAGCGCCGCCGGGTTCCGCATCGCTCCCGACGCCGTCGATTTCCCCGTCGTTTCCGACGCCGTCGAGCTCCTCGATGCGCTCGATTTTCCCGTCGAGCAGGTGGACGATCCGCTCGGCGCGCTCGGCGACGTGGCGCTCGTGGGTCACGACGACGATGGTCGTCCCGGCGTCGTGAAAGTCCTCGAAGAGGTCGAGGACGTCCGCCTCGGTCTCGGTGTCGAGGTTGCCAGAGGGCTCGTCGGCCAGCACGAGCGCCGGGTCGTTCACCAGCGCGCGGGCGAGGGCGACCCGCTGGCGCTGACCGCCCGAGAGTTCGTTCGGCAGGTGCTCGAGGCGGTCGCCCAATCCGACGCGTTCGAGTAACTCCCGGGCCCGGTCGAGGCGCTCGCGCCGACCGACGCCGCGAAAGAGCTGGGGCAGGGCGACGTTCTCCAAGGCGGTCAGGCGCGGCATCAGGTTGAACGTCTGGAAGACGAAGCCGACGGCCGTCCCGCGGAGCGTGGTCCGCTCGCGCCCCGAGAGCTGCGTGACGTCCGACCCGTCGACGAAGACCCGGCCATCGGTCGGGGTATCCAGACACCCCACGAGGTTCATCAGCGTCGACTTGCCCGACCCGCTCGGGCCCATGATCGCGGTGAAGGATCCCCGCGGGATTTCGAGCGAGACGCCGTCGAGGGCGTGGACCGGCTCGGCCAGCTGGTAGGTCCGCCGGACGGCCTCGAGTCTGACGGCCGGCTCCGCCGCGGTCATGGGTGCTGGTCAATCCCGCGGGCGAAAAAAGTACGCCCGCGTCTCGGTCAGTTGCTCAGCGACGGCCCCAG
Coding sequences within it:
- a CDS encoding ABC transporter ATP-binding protein; this translates as MTAAEPAVRLEAVRRTYQLAEPVHALDGVSLEIPRGSFTAIMGPSGSGKSTLMNLVGCLDTPTDGRVFVDGSDVTQLSGRERTTLRGTAVGFVFQTFNLMPRLTALENVALPQLFRGVGRRERLDRARELLERVGLGDRLEHLPNELSGGQRQRVALARALVNDPALVLADEPSGNLDTETEADVLDLFEDFHDAGTTIVVVTHERHVAERAERIVHLLDGKIERIEELDGVGNDGEIDGVGSDAEPGGAGSDDTHDDAGRGGPR